The stretch of DNA CCGAAAATCGCGGACTCGTGCCGATAGTATTTGAATTCGAGAAGATTCCGGGAAGGATCTTGGAGAAAGAAGGTGTGATGTTCGATGCGCGTACCGGCAAACCGCTGCCGGGGCTGTTGGTAAAACGTCAGGCCCTTCGTCTTGGCGCGATCGGCCAACGCCTGCCACTCCTCTTCCAGCGTCAGGACAAGGCCGAAGTGACGAGGATAGACACCCTTCTGGGGAATGATTGGATCGGTCGAGAGATGCGCAACGAGCTGATGCCCAGCCAGCCCGAACGTGACGGCGGTGGAGGATTCCCGACCTAGCACACAACCGAGACCATCGATGTAAAATTGCTTGGCGACGGCCAGATCGTGGACAGGAAAGGCGAGGTGAAAGAGTGCGGGCATAGACTGATACCTCTGATCACTGTATCAGCCTTCTACGAGACTAGGCAAACCGACCCTTCACGTGCGGGCGGCCATCACGCCCGATCACCCCGGCCACCATATTGGGTGTACTGTGTCGAATGGCAAACCGACCATCCGCTGAGAGTACCAGCACCCCGGCCGCACCCTGAATACGTTCTACCACTTTCCGAAGCACCCGGTTCGCCGAGACCAGCGGACTCAAGCCACTGGCCAGTAAATCGGTGATCTCCTTCGCAACCGCCACTCGAATGATGCTCTCCCCTAATCCCGTCATGGAGACCGCCCCGGCCTCATTATCGGCATAGACCCCGCACCCGATCAACGGCGTATCGCCGACCCGGCCAGGCAACATCACATCCACCCCGCCGGTTGATGCGCCAGCGGCGACCGTGCCGGCGAGATCCAAGGCCACTGCGCCCACGGTTTCCTTTCCCAAGCTCCGTGCGCGGAGGCGGCCCGTCTGCATGATTGCCTGATGCAAGCGCAACGTGTGCTTCAACCCGGCACGAGGCCGCAACTCCTTCGGCTGTGGCCGCGCCGTTCGCTTTGCACGGGGCACACGCTCCAACCCGAAATAGTCCGCAAAGCGGGACGCTGGTTGCCCGACCAGCAATACATGCGCCGTCTTTTCCATCACCAGCCGCGCGGCGGTAATGGGGTGGACGATGCCCTCGATGGAGGCCACAGCCCCCGCCCGCAGGCCGCGCCCTTCCATAATCGAGGCATCCATACGCCGCACCCCGTCAAGCTGACGGTTCGAGCCTCGCCCCGCATTGAACAACCCTGACTCCTCCAGCAGGCGAATGGCTTCTTCCACCACAGATAGCGCCGGGGTACCGGCCATGAGCAGCCGGTGGCCTTCCTTCAGGGCAGCCTCGGCACAAGCCGCTTGAGCGACGGTCATGGCGCGGCGTCCCGCGCCACCGTGAATGAGCAGGATCGGTCGTGATGGTTTCAATTCAGCAGGATATCTTTCACTCGTCGGCAGGCAGGGTCTTGCATACGATCCAAGTCTGACCGGACAAACCCCAGTCCGGTCACACAGAGCTCGAAATTTTCCGACAGCTTCCGGAATAACGGAGAATCCTGCTCAGGGTCGTAGCTGCCGTACTCGGCGACCAACCCGTACGAGCGTTTGCCCGTCTTCACGTAATCCACCAGAAAATCTTTATGGTAGATGCGGCCCACGCTCTTGAGGCGACGGAGATACTCGGGAAACAGGCCGGTCATGAAGAGTGTGAAGTCGCCGATATGCCGGTGCACTTCGCGCTCCCGCTCAAAGGATTGCGCTTCCAACAGCACTTCGGATTCGAACAGCATCTCGACGACGGAATCGACGGCGCGGCCCTGCGTATTCTGAATTTTGTAGAGTTGGTCGGTGTGAGCGAATTCGACGAGCAGGTTGGAGACGTACTCGGTGACATTCAGATCGGGCCACCCGAGGTGTTCAGTGAAGCTTTTTTCCGTCAACGCTCCGAAGAGCTGACGGAGTGGATGGCTGCGAGAAACGGGACTTCCCATCTCGACCTCCCGGGCAATCCCTGCCCTTTTAAAATAGTATAGCAGACCATGCTCAACCCAAGCGGACTTTCTCCCTGACTCCTTATCGGCATCTCCCTTCAAGACTTGAGAGGGAGCGTCGACGCTCCCCGTCGGCTGTCTAACAGGAACGTCACCGGACCGTCGTTGAGCAATTCCACGTGCATGTGCGCCCCGAACATCCCGGTTTCCACTGTCAGGCCACCCGCCCGGAGCCGACTGACCATCTCCTCGTACAATACTCGCGCATCCTCCGGTGGCGCAGCTAGGTCGAACCCTGGCCGTCGTCCCTTGCTGGTATCGCCGAGCAGCGTAAACTGCGAAACGATGAGTAACGCCCCGCCAACCTCGGTGAGTGTACGATTCATCCTGCCGTGATCGTCACCGAAGATCCGCAGGCTCGGGAGCTTCTCAACGAGATAGGACAGGTCACGTTCGTCATCACCTTTCGCGACACCCACCAATACCAGTAGTCCAGCCCCGATCCGGCCCACAACCTGCCCCTCCACCGCAACTGACGCGCGGAGAACTCGTTGAATGACGGCCTTCATGTATCATCCTTCCAGCCCAACAACCAGCGACAACTTATTGCGCATTCCGCAACTGAGCCAGGGTGCCTTCCAAACTTAGCAGGCGACGCTTCAATGGCAGTCCGCAAGAAAACCCACCGAGCGAACCATCATGCGAGATGATCCGGTGGCAGGGCACCACGATGGGGACCGGGTTGGCCCCGAGCGCCATCCCCACCGCCCTGGCATACTGCTTCCCGCCCACACGCATGGCCACCCATTGATAGGACCGTACCCGACCGTAGGGAATCCGCGTGATCGCCCTCCAAACTTTCCTTTGAAACGGTGTGCCGGCCGAACAATCGATAGGAAAAGAAAACTCGCGACGCGTGCCCGCAATATAAGCCAGGAGCTGCGCTCGCGCCTCTTCCACGATAGATGCGGCTTCGTCATTGTTTTCTGCCGGTTGCTGCCGGACAGCACGATCCTGGGAGGACAAATTAATGGAGGTGACGCCCTTCTCGGAGGCCGTGATCGTCACCTGCCC from Nitrospira sp. encodes:
- a CDS encoding isoaspartyl peptidase/L-asparaginase family protein, which codes for MKPSRPILLIHGGAGRRAMTVAQAACAEAALKEGHRLLMAGTPALSVVEEAIRLLEESGLFNAGRGSNRQLDGVRRMDASIMEGRGLRAGAVASIEGIVHPITAARLVMEKTAHVLLVGQPASRFADYFGLERVPRAKRTARPQPKELRPRAGLKHTLRLHQAIMQTGRLRARSLGKETVGAVALDLAGTVAAGASTGGVDVMLPGRVGDTPLIGCGVYADNEAGAVSMTGLGESIIRVAVAKEITDLLASGLSPLVSANRVLRKVVERIQGAAGVLVLSADGRFAIRHSTPNMVAGVIGRDGRPHVKGRFA
- the dtd gene encoding D-aminoacyl-tRNA deacylase, whose translation is MKAVIQRVLRASVAVEGQVVGRIGAGLLVLVGVAKGDDERDLSYLVEKLPSLRIFGDDHGRMNRTLTEVGGALLIVSQFTLLGDTSKGRRPGFDLAAPPEDARVLYEEMVSRLRAGGLTVETGMFGAHMHVELLNDGPVTFLLDSRRGASTLPLKS
- a CDS encoding methylated-DNA--[protein]-cysteine S-methyltransferase; translation: MTYTSTFETPWGQVTITASEKGVTSINLSSQDRAVRQQPAENNDEAASIVEEARAQLLAYIAGTRREFSFPIDCSAGTPFQRKVWRAITRIPYGRVRSYQWVAMRVGGKQYARAVGMALGANPVPIVVPCHRIISHDGSLGGFSCGLPLKRRLLSLEGTLAQLRNAQ
- a CDS encoding VOC family protein, translating into MPALFHLAFPVHDLAVAKQFYIDGLGCVLGRESSTAVTFGLAGHQLVAHLSTDPIIPQKGVYPRHFGLVLTLEEEWQALADRAKTKGLTFYQQPRQRFAGTRIEHHTFFLQDPSRNLLEFKYYRHESAIFGERDVSAVGDSE